One window from the genome of Pandoraea fibrosis encodes:
- the pstC gene encoding phosphate ABC transporter permease PstC yields the protein MAEATSPLATPGAQRAPSSVGDFLFAMLTRGAALVTLLLLGGIIVSLIISALPSIQKFGFAFLWTKDWDPPAEQFGALVPIYGTIITSVIALIIAVPVSFGIALFLTELSPVWLRRPLGTAIELLAAIPSIVYGMWGLLVFAPIFSQYFQKPLGALLGNVPIIGALFQGPPLGIGILPAGVILAIMIIPYIASVMRDVFEVTPVLLKESAYGIGCTTWEVMWRVVLPFTKTGVIGGVMLGLGRALGETMAVTFVIGNTNLLDNISLYSPGNSITSALANEFAEAGPGLHTSALMELGLILFFITFVVLALSKLMLLRLEKGEGK from the coding sequence ATGGCAGAAGCCACCAGCCCCCTCGCAACACCGGGCGCGCAGCGCGCTCCGTCTTCCGTTGGCGACTTTCTCTTCGCGATGCTGACTCGCGGCGCCGCTCTCGTCACGTTGCTCCTGCTCGGTGGCATCATCGTGTCGCTGATCATCAGCGCACTGCCGTCGATTCAGAAGTTTGGCTTCGCCTTCCTGTGGACGAAGGACTGGGATCCTCCCGCAGAACAATTCGGCGCCCTCGTGCCCATTTACGGCACGATCATCACATCCGTGATCGCCCTCATCATTGCGGTGCCGGTGAGCTTCGGCATTGCCCTGTTTCTGACTGAACTCTCGCCCGTGTGGCTGCGCCGCCCGCTCGGCACGGCCATCGAGCTGCTCGCCGCCATCCCGAGTATCGTCTACGGGATGTGGGGCCTGCTGGTCTTCGCCCCGATCTTCAGCCAGTACTTCCAGAAGCCGCTGGGCGCGCTGCTCGGCAATGTGCCGATCATCGGTGCGTTGTTCCAGGGCCCGCCGCTCGGCATCGGTATTCTCCCCGCCGGCGTGATCCTCGCGATCATGATCATTCCGTACATTGCCTCGGTCATGCGCGACGTGTTCGAAGTCACGCCCGTGCTGCTCAAGGAGTCCGCCTACGGCATCGGTTGCACGACCTGGGAAGTGATGTGGCGCGTTGTGCTGCCCTTCACGAAGACGGGCGTGATCGGCGGCGTCATGCTGGGTCTGGGTCGCGCACTCGGCGAGACCATGGCCGTCACGTTCGTGATCGGTAATACGAACCTGCTCGACAACATCTCGCTGTACTCGCCGGGTAACAGCATTACCTCGGCACTCGCCAACGAGTTCGCCGAAGCCGGCCCCGGTCTGCATACGTCGGCCCTGATGGAACTCGGCCTGATCCTGTTCTTCATCACCTTTGTGGTGCTGGCGCTGTCCAAGCTCATGCTGCTGCGCCTCGAAAAGGGCGAAGGTAAATAA
- the pstA gene encoding phosphate ABC transporter permease PstA codes for MTQQALELETPAVKPTDAFTRVRLQAYRRRKNIFAIAMSLAAMAFGLIWLLWILYTTLSLGIGGLSLSLFTEMTPPPNTAGGGLANAIAGSVVMVGVATLVGTPLGILAGVYLAEYGQKSWLASITRFINDILLSAPSIVIGLFVYALVVAQMGHFSAWAGIISLALLQIPIVIRTTENMLKLVPNNLREAAFALGTPKWRIIVKITLKASIAGIVTGVLLAVARIAGETAPLLFTALSNQFWSMNLNQPMANLPVTIFKFAMSPFAEWQALAWAGVFIITLGVLFLNILARSLFAKK; via the coding sequence ATGACCCAACAAGCGCTCGAATTGGAAACGCCCGCCGTGAAGCCCACCGACGCCTTTACGCGCGTGCGGTTGCAAGCCTACCGCCGCCGCAAGAACATCTTCGCGATCGCGATGTCGCTCGCGGCGATGGCCTTCGGCCTGATCTGGCTGCTGTGGATTCTCTACACCACGCTCTCGCTGGGCATCGGTGGCCTGTCGCTGTCGCTGTTCACCGAGATGACGCCGCCGCCGAACACGGCAGGCGGTGGCCTCGCCAACGCCATTGCGGGCAGTGTCGTGATGGTCGGTGTGGCCACGCTCGTCGGCACGCCGCTGGGCATTCTGGCCGGCGTGTATCTGGCGGAGTACGGCCAGAAGTCGTGGCTCGCCAGCATCACGCGTTTCATCAACGACATTCTGCTCTCGGCACCGTCGATCGTGATCGGTCTGTTCGTGTACGCGCTGGTCGTGGCGCAGATGGGGCACTTCTCGGCCTGGGCGGGCATCATCTCGCTCGCGCTGTTGCAGATCCCCATCGTGATCCGCACCACGGAGAACATGCTCAAGCTCGTGCCGAACAACCTGCGTGAAGCGGCCTTTGCACTGGGTACGCCGAAGTGGCGCATCATCGTCAAGATTACGTTGAAGGCGTCGATTGCCGGCATCGTGACGGGCGTGTTGCTGGCTGTGGCGCGTATCGCAGGTGAGACGGCGCCGCTGCTGTTCACGGCGCTGTCGAATCAGTTCTGGTCGATGAATCTGAACCAGCCGATGGCCAACCTGCCGGTCACGATTTTCAAATTTGCCATGAGCCCGTTTGCGGAGTGGCAGGCGCTTGCTTGGGCGGGCGTGTTCATCATCACCCTCGGGGTGCTGTTCCTGAACATTCTGGCGCGTTCGCTGTTCGCCAAGAAGTAA
- the pstB gene encoding phosphate ABC transporter ATP-binding protein PstB: MTNPTQEIKLPSKIEVKNLNFFYDKYHALKNINLRIPDRKVTAFIGPSGCGKSTLLRTFNKMYALYPEQRAEGEINMDGENLLTAKQDIALLRAKVGMVFQKPTPFPMSIYDNISFGVRLFEKLSRSEMDDRVEWALTKAALWSEVKDKLQQSGYGLSGGQQQRLCIARGIAIRPEVLLLDEPCSALDPISTGRIEELIAELKDDYTVVIVTHNMQQAARCSDYTAYMYLGELIEFGETEKIFIKPDRKETEDYITGRFG; the protein is encoded by the coding sequence ATGACGAATCCGACGCAAGAAATCAAACTGCCCTCGAAGATTGAAGTCAAGAACCTGAACTTCTTCTACGACAAGTACCACGCCCTCAAGAACATCAACCTGCGCATTCCGGACCGCAAGGTCACGGCCTTCATCGGCCCGTCGGGTTGCGGCAAGTCGACGTTGCTGCGCACGTTCAACAAGATGTACGCCCTGTATCCGGAGCAACGCGCCGAGGGCGAGATCAACATGGACGGCGAAAACCTGCTCACCGCAAAGCAGGACATCGCGCTGCTGCGCGCGAAGGTCGGCATGGTGTTCCAGAAGCCGACGCCGTTCCCGATGTCGATCTACGACAACATCTCGTTCGGTGTGCGCCTGTTCGAAAAACTCTCGCGCTCGGAAATGGACGATCGCGTCGAGTGGGCACTGACCAAGGCGGCGCTGTGGAGCGAAGTCAAGGATAAGCTGCAACAGTCGGGCTACGGCCTGTCGGGCGGTCAGCAACAGCGTCTGTGCATTGCACGCGGTATCGCGATTCGTCCGGAAGTGCTTCTGCTCGACGAACCGTGCTCGGCGCTCGACCCGATTTCCACGGGCCGCATCGAAGAACTGATCGCGGAACTCAAGGACGACTACACGGTGGTGATCGTCACGCACAACATGCAGCAGGCGGCACGTTGCTCGGACTACACGGCCTATATGTATCTGGGCGAGCTGATCGAATTCGGCGAAACCGAAAAGATCTTTATCAAGCCGGACCGCAAAGAGACCGAAGACTACATCACCGGCCGTTTCGGTTGA
- the phoU gene encoding phosphate signaling complex protein PhoU, protein MNDKHLSSQFDSDLNQVCSRVLEMGGLVESQIVTAMQGLNTFDRNLVDEVIANEHRLNTLEVEIDDECSKIIARRQPTARDLRLLLSISKTITNLERAGDEAEKIAKRTRHLLEDGAAQSVNFAEIKLSGEMAAQLLRRTLDAFARLDIVAAAEIVRDDKAIDNEFRGFVRKLVTYMMEDPRTISAGLDFLFIAKAVERIGDHAKNIAEFIIYIVKGTDVRHISREDLQRKVQGE, encoded by the coding sequence ATGAACGACAAACACCTTTCCAGCCAGTTCGACTCCGACCTGAACCAGGTTTGCTCGCGCGTCCTTGAAATGGGCGGCCTGGTCGAATCGCAGATCGTGACGGCCATGCAGGGCCTGAACACGTTCGACCGCAATCTGGTCGACGAAGTGATCGCCAACGAACACCGTCTGAACACCCTGGAAGTCGAGATCGACGACGAGTGCAGCAAGATCATTGCCCGCCGCCAGCCGACCGCGCGCGATCTGCGCCTGCTGCTCTCGATCTCGAAGACGATCACCAACCTCGAGCGCGCAGGCGACGAGGCCGAGAAGATCGCCAAGCGTACCCGTCATCTGCTCGAAGACGGCGCAGCACAAAGCGTGAACTTCGCGGAAATCAAGCTCTCGGGCGAGATGGCTGCGCAGTTGCTGCGTCGCACGCTGGACGCGTTTGCGCGTCTGGACATCGTGGCGGCAGCCGAAATCGTTCGCGACGACAAGGCCATCGACAATGAGTTTCGTGGCTTCGTGCGAAAATTGGTGACGTACATGATGGAAGACCCGCGCACCATCTCGGCTGGCCTCGATTTCCTGTTCATCGCCAAGGCGGTCGAGCGTATCGGCGATCACGCGAAGAACATCGCCGAGTTCATCATTTACATCGTCAAAGGCACTGACGTCCGACACATTTCGCGCGAAGATTTGCAGCGAAAAGTGCAGGGCGAATAA
- the phoB gene encoding phosphate regulon transcriptional regulator PhoB has translation MPSSILIVEDEPAISELISVNLQHAGHYPIRAYNAEQALTLISDVLPDLVLLDWMLPGKSGVTFARELRANERTKHVPIIMLTARSEEQDKVMGLEIGADDYVTKPFSPKELMARIKAVLRRRAPQLTEDVVSVNGLKLDPATHRVTSHQSSGDIKLDLGPTEFRLLHFFMTHPERVHSRSQLLDQVWGDHVFVEERTVDVHIKRLRAALKPAGHDAMIETVRGSGYRLTKSV, from the coding sequence ATGCCTAGCAGCATTCTGATCGTAGAAGACGAACCGGCGATTTCCGAGCTGATCTCCGTCAACCTGCAACACGCGGGTCATTACCCGATCCGGGCGTACAACGCGGAGCAGGCGCTCACGCTGATCAGCGACGTCCTGCCGGATCTCGTGCTGCTCGACTGGATGCTGCCGGGCAAGTCCGGTGTGACGTTCGCGCGCGAGCTGCGTGCGAACGAGCGTACCAAGCACGTGCCGATCATCATGCTCACCGCGCGTAGCGAAGAGCAGGACAAGGTGATGGGTCTCGAGATCGGCGCCGACGACTACGTGACCAAGCCGTTCTCGCCGAAGGAACTGATGGCGCGCATCAAGGCGGTATTGCGCCGCCGTGCGCCGCAGTTGACCGAGGACGTGGTCAGCGTGAACGGTCTGAAGCTCGATCCGGCCACGCATCGCGTGACGAGCCACCAATCGAGCGGCGACATCAAGCTCGATCTGGGGCCGACGGAATTCCGTCTGTTGCACTTCTTCATGACGCACCCGGAGCGCGTGCACAGCCGCTCGCAACTGCTCGATCAGGTGTGGGGCGATCATGTGTTCGTGGAGGAGCGCACGGTGGACGTGCACATCAAGCGTTTGCGCGCCGCGCTCAAGCCGGCAGGGCACGATGCTATGATCGAGACCGTACGCGGCAGCGGCTATCGTCTGACGAAGTCGGTCTGA
- the phoR gene encoding phosphate regulon sensor histidine kinase PhoR: protein MNIIWARALAFLILQAAISVAVGWLFGASAGYVTAIVLLVMQLCFNVYHAQRLWRLLDAPVYGEVPSALGLWGEIYYRLHKLAKRWHNQVKQVEQQHARFIQAIQASPNGVIMLDEQNQIEWCNAIAEVHFGIDAKRDLRQQITHLLRTPAFVHYLSSERYDEALLMHHMGEKRNNVLSTQVFPYGDNRKLIISLDVTDLERTDAMRRDFVANVSHELKTPLTVLSGFLETVGELPLSPDEIQRYVEIMRQQAGRMQNIVNDLLTLAKLEGSGKPPPDDRIDMGMQMRSLRGDAEGLSQGQHVIEVRGVEGLDLRGAEGELHSAFSNLVSNAVRYTPQGGKIQIEWAATDDGGARFVVIDSGLGIPAEHIPRLTERFYRIDRSRSRDTGGTGLGLAIVKHVLTRHQAELRVTSEEGRGSTFAIHFPPTRVVHRAPIGVASGVTANE from the coding sequence ATGAATATCATCTGGGCCCGTGCGCTGGCGTTCCTGATCCTGCAAGCGGCCATTTCGGTGGCCGTTGGCTGGCTCTTTGGGGCGAGCGCAGGCTACGTCACCGCCATTGTCCTGCTGGTGATGCAGCTTTGTTTCAACGTCTACCATGCCCAGCGCCTCTGGCGTCTGCTCGACGCCCCGGTCTACGGCGAAGTGCCGAGCGCACTCGGGCTGTGGGGCGAAATCTACTATCGGCTGCACAAACTGGCCAAACGCTGGCATAACCAGGTCAAGCAGGTGGAACAACAGCACGCGCGTTTCATTCAGGCGATCCAGGCATCGCCCAACGGCGTGATCATGCTCGACGAGCAGAATCAGATCGAATGGTGCAATGCGATCGCCGAGGTGCACTTCGGCATCGATGCCAAGCGAGACCTGCGTCAACAGATCACCCATCTTCTGCGCACACCGGCCTTTGTGCACTACCTGTCCTCGGAGCGTTACGACGAAGCGCTGCTCATGCATCACATGGGTGAGAAGCGCAACAACGTGCTCTCCACGCAGGTGTTCCCCTATGGAGACAACCGCAAGCTCATCATCTCGCTCGATGTGACCGATCTGGAGCGCACCGACGCGATGCGCCGCGACTTCGTGGCGAACGTCTCGCACGAACTCAAGACACCGCTCACGGTGCTCTCCGGGTTTCTTGAGACGGTCGGTGAACTGCCGCTGTCCCCGGACGAGATCCAGCGCTATGTCGAGATCATGCGTCAGCAGGCCGGACGCATGCAGAATATCGTGAACGATCTGCTCACCCTGGCGAAGCTCGAAGGCAGCGGCAAACCGCCGCCAGACGACCGGATCGACATGGGTATGCAGATGCGCTCGCTGCGCGGCGACGCCGAGGGGCTCTCGCAGGGGCAGCATGTGATCGAGGTGAGAGGGGTCGAAGGACTCGATCTGCGCGGTGCCGAAGGCGAGTTGCATAGTGCGTTCAGCAATCTCGTGAGCAATGCGGTGCGCTATACGCCGCAAGGCGGCAAGATTCAGATCGAGTGGGCGGCCACGGACGATGGCGGCGCTCGCTTCGTGGTGATCGACTCCGGTTTGGGCATTCCGGCCGAACATATTCCGCGGCTCACCGAGCGCTTCTACCGCATCGACCGTAGCCGTTCGCGCGATACCGGCGGCACCGGTCTCGGCCTCGCGATCGTCAAGCATGTGTTGACGCGTCACCAGGCCGAACTGCGGGTGACGAGCGAGGAGGGGCGAGGTAGCACGTTTGCCATCCACTTCCCGCCTACGCGTGTGGTGCATCGCGCACCGATCGGGGTGGCGAGCGGCGTGACGGCGAACGAATAG